In Arthrobacter sp. UKPF54-2, the following are encoded in one genomic region:
- a CDS encoding GDSL-type esterase/lipase family protein, whose product MEDRKLRIAAVGDELLAGLGDPRALGWLGRVLARTPQDGLSLESYSLPCPQEGTEGLAERWLEEAGRRFGPQHENRLVIGLSGRDIEFGLSTARSRLNLANILDSASQNKIEVFVVGPPPTLDPAQNRRLGELNTAFADVTTRRKHLYVDTFSPLLNHEQWRQDLAANGGTPGQAGYGLMAWLVLHRGWFQWLGMDAPE is encoded by the coding sequence GTGGAAGATCGGAAGCTGCGGATCGCAGCGGTTGGAGATGAGCTGCTGGCCGGCCTGGGCGACCCCCGGGCCCTCGGCTGGCTGGGGCGGGTGCTGGCCCGGACGCCGCAGGACGGCCTGAGCCTCGAAAGCTACTCCCTGCCGTGCCCGCAGGAAGGCACCGAGGGCCTCGCCGAGCGCTGGCTCGAGGAGGCCGGCCGGCGCTTCGGTCCGCAGCACGAGAACCGCCTCGTGATCGGCCTGTCCGGCCGCGACATCGAGTTCGGCCTCTCCACGGCCCGTAGCCGGCTCAACCTCGCCAACATCCTCGATTCCGCCTCGCAGAACAAGATCGAGGTGTTCGTCGTTGGGCCGCCGCCAACACTGGATCCGGCGCAGAACCGCCGCCTCGGCGAGCTCAACACCGCCTTCGCCGACGTCACCACCCGCCGCAAGCACCTCTACGTGGACACCTTCTCCCCGCTGCTGAACCACGAGCAGTGGCGCCAGGACCTCGCGGCCAACGGCGGGACGCCGGGCCAGGCCGGCTACGGTCTGATGGCCTGGCTGGTCCTGCACCGCGGCTGGTTCCAGTGGCTGGGCATGGACGCCCCGGAGTAG
- a CDS encoding PadR family transcriptional regulator: MPPVFAHGALRLYLLALLEPGPKHGYELIKALSERFGGTYSPSAGTIYPRLAKLEEEGLVATHTEGRRTNYSITPAGLVELNRRREELATVENDISASVRRLADQLRQDIRVNMQGLRADLAATAEAARSTARSAASPAGARYSKEGDRRLREAEMLVQSFRDDIRVELRRHAGARPVTPVTLETVKTVLDQARISIRNSLDD, translated from the coding sequence ATGCCGCCTGTCTTTGCCCATGGCGCCCTCCGGCTGTACCTGCTGGCCCTGCTGGAGCCGGGCCCCAAGCACGGTTACGAGCTGATCAAGGCCCTGAGCGAGCGCTTCGGCGGGACCTACTCCCCCAGCGCCGGGACCATCTACCCGCGGCTGGCGAAGCTGGAGGAGGAAGGGCTGGTGGCCACCCACACGGAGGGCCGGCGGACCAACTACAGCATCACCCCGGCAGGACTGGTCGAGCTCAACCGGCGCCGCGAGGAACTGGCCACTGTCGAAAACGACATTTCCGCCTCGGTCCGGCGGCTGGCGGACCAGCTGCGCCAGGACATCCGCGTGAACATGCAGGGGCTCCGCGCCGACCTGGCCGCCACGGCCGAGGCGGCCCGCTCCACGGCCCGCAGCGCCGCCTCCCCGGCAGGGGCCCGCTACTCCAAGGAAGGCGACCGCAGGCTCCGCGAAGCCGAGATGCTGGTGCAGTCCTTCCGGGACGACATCCGGGTGGAGCTGCGCCGGCATGCCGGCGCCAGGCCCGTCACTCCTGTCACGCTCGAAACGGTCAAGACGGTCCTGGACCAGGCCCGGATCTCGATTCGGAACTCCTTGGACGACTGA
- a CDS encoding multifunctional oxoglutarate decarboxylase/oxoglutarate dehydrogenase thiamine pyrophosphate-binding subunit/dihydrolipoyllysine-residue succinyltransferase subunit — protein MPEQPSHRLPEEFGGNEWLVDELYERYQQDKNTVDAKWWPLFESFDASDGSSTNGASATAVANPSTRELPVVAPAAAKAAAPAAAAPTPAAPAASAPSAPAPASAPAAAQKAPATVARDGSKTSDAGPGTAPIPAQLPKNVKAPTAPEEDVVSVLRGPAKAIATNMITSLEVPTATSVRAIPAKLLIDNRVVINSNLARARGGKVSFTHLIGYAVIRALAQFPSMNVYYDEVDGKPVAVQPAHVNFGIAIDMPKPDGTRLLMVPNIKKAETLNFSEFWHTYEDLIKRARAGKLTADDHSGTTVSLTNPGGIGTVHSVPRLSKGQAAIIGVGALDYPAEFQGASEKIIAHNAISKVLTLTSTYDHRVIQGAGSGEFLKLVHQLLLGAQNFYDEIFESLRIPYEPVRWSPDLQVDPADEINKVARIQQLIHAYRVRGHLMADTDPLEYVQRKHPDLDVLTYGLTLWDLDREWPTGGFGGKPMLKFRDILGVLRDAYCRTSGIEYMHIQDPAERKWFQDQIEHPYSKPSRDEQLRIVSKLNAAEAFETFLQTKFVGQKRFSLEGGESLIPLLDAIISDAADDELDEVAIGMAHRGRLNVLTNIAGKTYAQVFREFEGTQDPRSVQGSGDVKYHLGTEGTFTSDNGKETKVYLAANPSHLEAVDSVLEGIVRAKQDRLDQGESFPVLPIMVHGDAAFAGQGVVAETLNLSQLRGYRTGGTIHVVVNNQVGFTTAPSSSRSSTYSTDVAKMIQAPVFHVNGDDPEAVVRIGQLAYEFRQRFHKDVVIDMVCYRRRGHNEGDDPSMTQPLMYNLIEAKRSVRKLYTESLIGRGDITEEEAEQLLRDYQERLERVFAETHAAQTSPIPIVTADSAAVSDLERPSAQQSDSGVSAPESTAISAETLARIGKAHVEFPEGFTVHAKLKQLLEKRELMSREGGIDWGFGELAAFGSLTMEGVPVRLAGQDSRRGTFVQRHAVFHDRANGDEWMPLANLSEDQAKLWIYDSLLSEYAAMGFEYGYSVERPDALVLWEAQFGDFVNGAQTIIDEFISSAEQKWGQRSSLVLMLPHGYEGQGPDHSSARIERFLQLCAEENMIVANPTTPASHFHLLRRQAYSRPRKPLIVFTPKQLLRLKAAASSVEDFTTGTFRPVIPEHEQLQADAVERVLLVSGRLYYDLLSTRQKTGDTTTAIVRVEQLYPLPAEEIAAELAKYPNADVVWAQDEPANQGPWPFIGLNLPDALDRRVRLVSRPASASTAAGSMKRHAAEQDSLLKQAFSRK, from the coding sequence GTGCCAGAGCAGCCAAGCCACCGTCTACCCGAGGAATTTGGCGGAAACGAGTGGCTCGTTGACGAACTGTACGAGCGGTACCAGCAGGACAAGAACACGGTGGATGCCAAGTGGTGGCCGCTCTTCGAATCCTTCGATGCCAGTGACGGTTCTTCAACTAACGGCGCTTCGGCAACGGCCGTCGCGAACCCGTCCACCCGTGAACTTCCGGTGGTAGCCCCGGCCGCCGCAAAGGCAGCCGCGCCTGCAGCTGCCGCTCCGACGCCCGCCGCGCCTGCTGCTTCTGCGCCGTCAGCCCCGGCCCCCGCTTCCGCCCCGGCCGCTGCCCAGAAGGCCCCGGCCACGGTTGCCCGCGACGGCTCGAAGACCTCGGACGCCGGACCCGGCACCGCGCCCATCCCGGCCCAGCTGCCCAAGAACGTCAAGGCCCCCACCGCCCCGGAAGAAGACGTCGTCTCCGTCCTGCGCGGTCCGGCCAAGGCCATTGCCACGAACATGATCACCAGCCTCGAGGTGCCCACCGCCACGAGTGTGCGGGCGATCCCGGCCAAGCTGCTGATCGACAACCGCGTGGTCATCAACTCCAACCTCGCCCGGGCCCGCGGCGGCAAAGTCTCCTTCACGCACCTGATCGGCTATGCCGTCATCCGTGCCCTGGCCCAGTTCCCCTCCATGAACGTCTACTACGACGAGGTGGACGGTAAGCCCGTCGCCGTCCAGCCGGCGCACGTGAACTTCGGTATCGCCATCGACATGCCCAAGCCGGACGGCACGCGGCTGCTTATGGTGCCGAACATCAAGAAGGCGGAGACCCTTAACTTCTCCGAGTTCTGGCACACCTATGAGGACCTGATCAAGCGCGCCCGCGCCGGAAAGCTGACGGCGGATGACCACTCGGGCACCACAGTTTCGCTGACCAACCCCGGCGGCATCGGCACCGTGCACTCCGTCCCGCGCCTGTCCAAGGGCCAGGCGGCCATCATCGGCGTCGGCGCACTGGACTACCCCGCGGAGTTCCAGGGTGCCAGCGAGAAGATCATCGCGCACAACGCGATCAGCAAGGTCCTGACCCTGACCTCCACCTATGACCACCGCGTCATCCAGGGTGCCGGCAGCGGCGAGTTCCTCAAGCTGGTCCACCAGCTCCTGCTCGGTGCGCAGAACTTCTACGACGAGATCTTCGAATCCCTGCGCATCCCGTACGAGCCCGTGCGCTGGAGCCCGGACCTGCAGGTGGATCCGGCCGACGAAATCAACAAGGTCGCCCGGATCCAGCAGCTGATCCACGCCTACCGCGTCCGCGGCCACCTCATGGCGGACACCGACCCGCTCGAGTACGTCCAGCGCAAGCACCCGGACCTGGACGTGCTGACCTACGGCCTGACGCTGTGGGACCTGGACCGCGAATGGCCCACCGGCGGCTTCGGCGGCAAGCCGATGCTCAAGTTCCGCGATATCCTCGGCGTCCTCCGCGACGCCTACTGCCGCACCTCCGGCATCGAGTACATGCACATCCAGGACCCTGCCGAACGCAAGTGGTTCCAGGACCAGATCGAGCACCCGTACTCCAAACCCAGCCGGGACGAGCAGCTGCGCATCGTTTCCAAGCTCAACGCCGCCGAGGCCTTCGAGACGTTCCTGCAGACCAAGTTCGTCGGCCAGAAGCGTTTCTCGCTGGAAGGCGGCGAGTCCCTGATTCCGCTGCTGGATGCCATCATCTCCGACGCTGCCGACGACGAACTCGACGAAGTGGCGATCGGCATGGCCCACCGCGGCCGGCTGAACGTGCTCACCAACATCGCCGGCAAGACCTACGCCCAGGTCTTCCGCGAATTCGAGGGCACCCAGGACCCGCGCTCCGTCCAGGGCTCCGGCGACGTGAAGTACCACCTCGGCACCGAGGGCACATTCACCTCGGACAACGGCAAGGAGACCAAGGTCTACCTCGCCGCCAACCCCTCGCACCTCGAGGCCGTGGACTCCGTGCTCGAGGGCATCGTCCGCGCCAAGCAGGACCGGCTGGACCAAGGCGAGTCCTTCCCCGTGCTTCCGATCATGGTCCACGGCGACGCGGCCTTCGCTGGCCAGGGCGTGGTCGCGGAAACCCTGAACCTCTCGCAGCTGCGCGGCTACCGCACCGGCGGCACCATCCACGTTGTGGTCAACAACCAGGTTGGCTTCACCACGGCGCCGTCGTCTTCGCGTTCCTCCACCTACTCCACAGACGTCGCCAAGATGATCCAGGCGCCGGTGTTCCACGTGAATGGCGACGACCCGGAGGCCGTGGTCCGCATCGGCCAGCTCGCCTACGAGTTCCGCCAGCGTTTCCACAAGGACGTTGTCATCGACATGGTCTGCTACCGCCGCCGCGGCCACAACGAGGGCGACGACCCCTCGATGACGCAGCCGCTGATGTACAACCTGATCGAGGCCAAGCGTTCGGTCCGCAAGCTCTACACCGAGTCGCTGATCGGCCGCGGGGACATCACCGAGGAAGAAGCCGAGCAGCTGCTCCGCGACTACCAGGAACGCCTCGAGCGCGTCTTCGCCGAGACCCACGCCGCGCAGACCTCGCCGATCCCGATCGTCACCGCCGACTCGGCCGCCGTGTCCGATCTCGAACGGCCCTCCGCCCAGCAGTCCGACTCGGGTGTCAGTGCCCCGGAATCCACCGCGATTTCCGCCGAGACGCTGGCCCGGATCGGCAAGGCGCACGTCGAGTTCCCCGAGGGCTTCACCGTCCACGCCAAGCTCAAGCAGCTGCTTGAGAAGCGTGAGCTGATGTCCCGCGAGGGCGGCATCGACTGGGGCTTCGGCGAACTCGCCGCCTTCGGCTCGCTCACCATGGAGGGTGTCCCGGTCCGGCTCGCCGGCCAGGACTCGCGCCGCGGCACCTTCGTGCAGCGCCACGCCGTGTTCCACGACCGCGCCAACGGCGACGAATGGATGCCGCTGGCCAACCTCTCCGAGGACCAGGCCAAGCTGTGGATCTACGACTCCCTGCTCTCCGAATACGCGGCCATGGGCTTCGAATACGGCTACTCGGTGGAGCGCCCGGATGCCCTGGTGCTCTGGGAGGCGCAGTTCGGTGACTTCGTCAACGGCGCGCAGACCATCATCGACGAGTTCATCTCCTCGGCCGAGCAGAAGTGGGGCCAGCGCTCCTCACTGGTGCTCATGCTGCCGCACGGCTACGAAGGCCAGGGCCCGGACCACTCCTCCGCACGCATCGAACGCTTCCTGCAGCTGTGCGCCGAGGAAAACATGATCGTGGCCAACCCCACGACGCCGGCCTCGCACTTCCACCTGCTCCGCCGCCAGGCTTACAGCAGGCCGCGCAAGCCGCTGATCGTCTTCACCCCGAAGCAGCTGCTGCGCCTCAAGGCCGCTGCGTCCTCGGTGGAGGACTTCACTACCGGCACGTTCCGCCCGGTCATCCCCGAGCACGAGCAGCTGCAGGCCGACGCCGTCGAACGCGTGCTGCTGGTCTCCGGCCGGCTGTACTACGACCTGCTGTCCACCCGGCAGAAGACCGGCGACACCACGACGGCGATCGTCCGCGTCGAGCAGCTTTACCCGCTGCCCGCCGAGGAAATTGCCGCCGAGCTGGCCAAGTACCCGAACGCCGACGTGGTCTGGGCGCAGGACGAACCTGCCAACCAGGGACCGTGGCCGTTCATCGGCCTGAACCTGCCCGATGCGCTGGACCGCCGCGTGCGTCTCGTTTCCCGCCCCGCCTCGGCCTCCACCGCGGCCGGGTCGATGAAGCGCCACGCAGCCGAGCAGGATAGCCTGCTCAAGCAGGCTTTCTCACGTAAGTAG
- a CDS encoding DUF4097 family beta strand repeat-containing protein codes for MEQNSWTVTGPQTIDVDGVRSLKLGIVRGRFDIVTHDESVARIEVSEVDGDPLAVSLTEGRLEVRHQLHGPQGWFKNLMGTVNNNSSNSVVISIALPAGVDVEAGTVSGDGMVSGLTGHTRLNTVSGSVLADGTAGELAVSTVSGEVIARNHHGVLTAKSVSGEVTASGEFSNIRANTVSGDLSFDLHGFTQDFGANSVSGDVTIRLPHDVGVDIIAKSASGAVVIDELKYAQPGGSVQTIAGPDAKLMLVRTNSVSGKTSIFHRGPGTDTEAGL; via the coding sequence ATGGAACAGAACTCGTGGACCGTTACCGGTCCCCAGACGATCGACGTCGACGGCGTCCGCTCGCTCAAGCTCGGCATTGTCCGCGGCCGCTTCGACATCGTCACGCACGATGAGTCCGTGGCCCGGATCGAGGTCTCCGAGGTCGACGGCGATCCGCTGGCGGTCAGCCTGACCGAGGGCCGGCTCGAGGTGCGGCACCAGCTGCACGGCCCGCAGGGCTGGTTTAAGAACCTGATGGGCACGGTCAACAACAATTCCAGCAACAGTGTGGTCATCAGCATCGCGTTGCCCGCCGGCGTGGACGTGGAGGCCGGCACGGTCAGCGGCGACGGCATGGTCTCCGGCCTTACCGGCCACACCCGGCTGAACACGGTCTCCGGCTCGGTCCTGGCCGACGGCACCGCCGGGGAGCTGGCGGTCAGCACCGTCAGCGGCGAGGTGATTGCCCGCAACCACCACGGCGTCCTGACCGCCAAGAGCGTCTCCGGGGAGGTCACCGCCTCGGGCGAATTCAGCAACATCCGCGCCAACACCGTCAGCGGCGACCTGAGCTTCGACCTGCACGGCTTCACCCAGGACTTCGGCGCCAACTCGGTCTCCGGCGACGTCACTATCCGGCTGCCGCACGACGTCGGCGTGGACATCATCGCCAAGTCCGCCAGCGGCGCCGTGGTGATCGACGAGCTGAAGTACGCCCAGCCCGGCGGGTCCGTCCAGACCATCGCCGGCCCGGACGCCAAGCTCATGCTGGTGCGGACCAACTCGGTATCGGGGAAGACCTCGATCTTCCACCGCGGCCCCGGCACGGACACCGAAGCGGGGCTGTAA
- a CDS encoding GuaB1 family IMP dehydrogenase-related protein: MRFLSEPTTDLTYSDLFLVPSRSDVTSRLDVDLAADDGTGSTIPLVVANMTAVTGKRMAETMARRGGLAVLPQDVPLDVLRSVTAWVKARHAVFETPVSLRASNTVIDALHLMGKRPHGAVVVVDDAGAVAGVVRAADFEGQDRFASLASVMRHQPLVLDAAEFGAAGHGAAAAALRRAFDAMDAAGTDFVPVQQDGVLAGVLTRKGALRSTLYRPSLDDDGALKVAAAVGINGDVAGRAAELLAAGVNVLVLDTAHGHQQKMFDALAAVRSLDPGVPVVAGNVVTAEATRELIQAGADIVKVGVGPGAMCTTRMMTAVGRPQFSAVLECSAAARAAGGRVWADGGVRYPRDVALALAAGASQVMIGSWFAGTHESPGDLQLDAGGRQYKESFGMASARAVQNRNQREGAFEKDRKALFEEGISTSRMYLDAARPGVEDLLDMITAGLRSSMSYAGAADLAAFRERAVAGIQSAAGYEEGRPVPQSW, from the coding sequence GTGCGTTTCCTGAGTGAGCCGACCACCGACCTGACCTATTCCGACCTCTTCCTGGTGCCGTCCCGCTCGGACGTGACCTCGCGGCTGGACGTGGACCTGGCGGCGGATGACGGGACCGGCTCCACCATCCCGCTGGTCGTCGCGAACATGACCGCGGTCACCGGCAAACGGATGGCTGAGACCATGGCCCGCCGCGGCGGCCTGGCCGTGCTGCCCCAGGACGTGCCGCTGGACGTGCTCCGCAGCGTGACTGCCTGGGTCAAGGCACGCCACGCCGTGTTCGAGACGCCGGTCAGCCTGCGTGCCTCGAACACCGTCATCGATGCCCTCCACCTGATGGGCAAGCGCCCGCACGGCGCGGTGGTGGTGGTCGACGACGCCGGCGCCGTCGCCGGTGTGGTCCGCGCCGCCGACTTCGAGGGCCAGGACCGCTTCGCGTCGCTCGCCTCCGTGATGCGGCACCAGCCGCTCGTGCTGGATGCCGCGGAGTTCGGCGCCGCCGGCCACGGCGCGGCCGCGGCGGCCCTGCGCCGGGCGTTCGACGCCATGGATGCCGCCGGCACCGACTTCGTTCCGGTGCAGCAGGACGGCGTCCTCGCCGGCGTCCTGACGCGCAAGGGCGCCCTGCGGTCCACCTTGTACCGGCCCTCCCTGGACGACGACGGCGCGCTCAAGGTGGCCGCCGCCGTCGGGATCAACGGCGACGTCGCCGGCCGCGCCGCCGAACTGCTCGCCGCAGGCGTCAACGTGCTGGTGCTGGACACCGCCCACGGCCACCAGCAGAAAATGTTCGATGCCCTGGCCGCCGTCCGGAGCCTGGACCCGGGCGTCCCGGTGGTGGCCGGCAACGTCGTCACCGCCGAGGCCACCCGGGAGCTGATCCAGGCCGGGGCGGACATTGTTAAGGTCGGCGTCGGCCCCGGCGCCATGTGCACCACCCGGATGATGACGGCCGTGGGCCGGCCCCAGTTCTCCGCGGTGCTGGAATGCTCGGCGGCGGCGCGCGCCGCCGGCGGCCGCGTCTGGGCCGACGGCGGGGTCCGGTACCCCCGCGACGTGGCGCTGGCCCTCGCCGCCGGCGCGAGCCAGGTCATGATCGGCTCCTGGTTCGCCGGGACGCACGAGAGCCCGGGGGACCTGCAGCTGGACGCCGGGGGCCGCCAGTACAAGGAGAGCTTCGGGATGGCCTCGGCGCGTGCCGTGCAGAACCGCAACCAGCGCGAGGGGGCCTTTGAAAAGGACCGCAAGGCCCTCTTCGAGGAGGGCATCTCCACCTCCCGGATGTATCTCGACGCTGCCCGCCCGGGCGTGGAGGACCTGCTGGACATGATCACCGCCGGACTGCGCAGCTCCATGAGCTACGCCGGCGCGGCCGACCTGGCCGCGTTCCGGGAGCGCGCCGTGGCCGGTATCCAGTCCGCCGCCGGCTACGAGGAGGGCCGCCCGGTCCCGCAGAGCTGGTGA